The following nucleotide sequence is from Pagrus major chromosome 16, Pma_NU_1.0.
tcagtgtgttcatgttctCCAGAGGTCCATATGTTGGTAGATAACACTGCTCTGCGAGGTTGTTGATGGCCATATGCAAGATTCCCACTTGTTTAACCATCTCTCTGGTCAGGCCTTGCTCCGTCAGCAGGTTGACCTCCGCCTGCTTGTTCTTCTCTTTCAGAGTTTCTAACTCACTCTGGAGTTCAGACAGCTCCTTAATGGCCATCTgcaacacacataaacactctTATAGGTTGTTCACCCAAGCCCAATCATACATCCACATAATTACTGTGCATATCTGACCAATTTCTTAAAGCGGTGCTCCTGCTTCATGGTATGCAGCTGTCGCTGgccctgctccacctcctcctccagacgCCCCAAacgctgcagcagctcctggtgGGTGATGGACAGGGCCTCATGGCGCCGGATGATAGGCATAACCAAAGAGTCAGAGCCGTTATCATGGTAAGCTGAAAAGGATGGTGCACTTTGGTCATTAGGATTAGGATCCACAGAACAGTTCCATGCAAAAGTCAGTTTTGAACTCACTGCTGGGGAGATACTCGAGTGTTTTCATCAAGTAGTCCTCATAGATTTTGTATTTTGCCAttctttcctttaaaacttgCTGCCTGTGAAATGAAATATGGtaaaactgaagtaaaaggTGACTTGTGATATATCCTCATATGGAGGCTTTGGTTTAAAGTTCTCACCTGGCTTGAAGTTGTTTCAGCTGTCCTGTCAGACCTTCTATCTCTCTCTGCTTCGACATGTTCTGCTCCCGTGTGGCCTCATACTTCTTCAGCGCCCGGCGTcgtttctcttcattttcagcCACAAACTTCTCAAATTTCATCGCCCTCTCTTTAGTCTGGGTAAATATACCCCAAGGGAAACTGTATCAGGATAGTGACAGATATCTGCTCCTTAACCATTCTTGCATTCAAGTAGTTAAAGGTTaaggtcacccaaaaatgaaaatgcagtcattgtCTGCTCACCCCTTGCAGATGGagagttgggtgaagttttgtagtccacaaaacatttctagagcttgacaggaaaacagcattgcagcattctcctgaatAACTGAAGTAGTTAgatatgttttgtggactacttATCTTCACCCGACTGTCCATCCTCACAGGGGTGAGTAGATAGTAGTAGTAGAGTAggcagaattttcatttttgggtgaacttatcctttaagggaGGTTTCaattcacctgctgctgtttgacttcCAGTTCAGATCTTCTCTGAGCCAGAGCCTCAACACGGCTCTTAAACTCTTGCCGTTTGAGAGCCAGCTGCTTGTCCACCTCCTCCAACTCAGCCTGTTTCTTCAGGACCAGGGTCTTCTGCAAAGTATTCACTCCGGTCTCAAGGACTCTGCTAGAAGTCTGAATATGTAGAAATTCTATTAGCTGCATAAACACTGAAGCTCTTAAAAAGTCCTACTGGCAACTGAATACAAATTTctgcattattattttattattgtaatatttCCTAAATGCAGAGTTTGACAGCAAGTCACTTTTTATATCGCAAGCCTACTGATTGTGTCTTACCTCTGTTACAACAGGTATATGCttgacattttcttcttttttgtgtctgaGGAGAAAATGGAGACATGTATAAATGGCGTTTTATAGAGAAAGGAAGTTAACATGCTGCCCAAAAGCACAGGCCTACCTGGTGTCCTCCGACTgtgtcacaaacacatttcttatTCTGGTTTGCACCGTCAGTTTTAGACGAGGATCGCTGCTGTCTAAGAAAGGAAGGGAAGAAGTCGTCatgttttatatacatatatatatatatatatgtttctATAAATAGGTCTATATCGTCCAGGAATCCTGAGAAATGCACAAGTCCTGCAGTGTTCGGACGATCGGAAGGACGACCGAGGGTCTCTTCCGGATGTTTTCCTGGATTTGTGTAGCTGTTGCCCGGGACACGGAGGCGAGACAACAGGCAATGTGCCGGGATCGTTTCTCTGTTGTCATGGCGGGTCTGTTTTATCATCGACTGAATGAGAGGCATTGAAATGAGATCGTTAGAGGTCCGAGACGAGGAGAACATTAAGAGCGCTCGCTCTGTTCTGATTCACGTGAACCAAAAAAGTAAGAGTCTGAGGTCTAGGACGGGTTTAGGATCAACTATTAAGGTTACAGTTAACTATAACTtaactgaaaactaaaactatttGTGAAAGACCATTTTAgttgactgaaataaaaattaaaactaGACTTTAGAAAAAAGAATACTAACTGAAACTACAAAACtcactaaaataaaatgaaaaacatacagaaaatgtgtttggtttAAGTCGAATAAGTCAATTGCATTGATGCATTATGTTTATTGAGACTGAGATGTCCACATGACTGTGATTGCCTTCACAAAGTGTGTATTTTGAACGTCTTAAATCTTGTCCCTGAGAAATACCCCCatattatatgttttaaaaagtaaagctTATACTGAAACTTACCATATcttaactaaaacta
It contains:
- the ccdc197 gene encoding uncharacterized protein CCDC197, which gives rise to MTTSSLPFLDSSDPRLKLTVQTRIRNVFVTQSEDTRHKKEENVKHIPVVTETSSRVLETGVNTLQKTLVLKKQAELEEVDKQLALKRQEFKSRVEALAQRRSELEVKQQQTKERAMKFEKFVAENEEKRRRALKKYEATREQNMSKQREIEGLTGQLKQLQARQQVLKERMAKYKIYEDYLMKTLEYLPSTYHDNGSDSLVMPIIRRHEALSITHQELLQRLGRLEEEVEQGQRQLHTMKQEHRFKKLMAIKELSELQSELETLKEKNKQAEVNLLTEQGLTREMVKQVGILHMAINNLAEQCYLPTYGPLENMNTLTMMDMVKEYILDKADTEKRARRLMEARSALTSRTALTDRRQRASMKSIGSKTQIKSSSKVSKKSETTS